A window from Bordetella petrii encodes these proteins:
- a CDS encoding RBBP9/YdeN family alpha/beta hydrolase, which translates to MRFQPIIVPGWKDSGPGHWQTRWEQCVPHAQRVRQPDWETPDPAVWNATVAACVDAAACPVLLIAHSLGCLAAVSLPVPLRAKVAGALLVAPADVEQPGMPDCLRAFAPVPAQSLPFQSVVVAGDNDPYCRLERARQFAAAWGSRLEVIPRGGHINADSGFGEWPQGLKLLSALRRRAIWRVAAPLPRVSPVPAPLGAP; encoded by the coding sequence ATGAGATTCCAACCGATCATCGTCCCGGGCTGGAAAGACTCCGGTCCAGGCCACTGGCAGACCCGCTGGGAACAGTGCGTGCCGCATGCGCAGCGCGTGCGGCAGCCTGATTGGGAAACCCCCGATCCGGCGGTGTGGAACGCCACGGTGGCCGCTTGTGTCGACGCGGCGGCATGCCCGGTGTTGCTGATCGCGCACAGCCTGGGCTGCCTGGCGGCGGTCAGCCTGCCGGTGCCGTTGCGCGCCAAGGTGGCCGGCGCGTTGCTGGTGGCGCCGGCCGATGTCGAGCAGCCCGGCATGCCGGACTGCCTGCGCGCATTTGCGCCGGTGCCGGCGCAGTCGCTGCCGTTCCAGTCGGTGGTGGTGGCGGGCGACAACGACCCGTATTGCCGCCTGGAAAGGGCGCGCCAGTTCGCGGCCGCGTGGGGCAGCCGGCTCGAGGTGATCCCGCGAGGCGGGCATATCAACGCCGACAGCGGGTTCGGCGAATGGCCGCAGGGGCTGAAGCTGCTGTCGGCCCTGCGGCGCCGGGCCATCTGGCGCGTGGCGGCGCCCTTGCCGCGGGTGTCGCCGGTGCCCGCGCCCCTGGGCGCGCCGTAG
- a CDS encoding sn-glycerol-3-phosphate import ATP-binding protein UgpC, translated as MATLSFRNVKKTYAGNVAVIHGIDVDVQDGEFIVIVGPSGCGKSTLMRMVAGLETVTSGEILIGDKVVNELEPAERDIAMVFQNYALYPHMSVFDNMAYGLKIRKFSKDDIRKRVEAAAQILELDKLLDRRPRQLSGGQRQRVAMGRAIVREPKVFLFDEPLSNLDAKLRVAMRLEIMKLHRRLRTTSLYVTHDQVEAMTLAHRMIVMYQGVPEQIGTPMEVFEKPASTFVAGFIGSPPMNLMPVDVSGDGTLQTPDGLALDISPLQVPAAVRGRAVTMGMRPEHMLLNAQGLAAEVEMVETLGSEQLVHCRCGQSAVVVRCATRQLAETPARPGDQLTVGPDGRHALHWFETDTGRRVEGT; from the coding sequence ATGGCTACCCTGAGCTTTCGCAACGTCAAGAAAACCTATGCCGGCAACGTCGCCGTCATCCACGGCATCGACGTCGACGTGCAAGACGGCGAATTCATCGTCATCGTCGGCCCGTCGGGCTGCGGCAAATCCACCCTGATGCGCATGGTGGCGGGGCTGGAAACCGTGACCAGCGGCGAGATCCTGATCGGCGACAAGGTCGTCAACGAGCTCGAACCGGCCGAGCGCGACATCGCCATGGTGTTCCAGAACTACGCCCTGTACCCGCACATGAGCGTATTCGACAACATGGCGTACGGCCTGAAGATCCGCAAGTTTTCCAAGGACGACATCCGCAAGCGGGTGGAAGCCGCCGCGCAGATACTGGAGCTGGACAAGCTGCTGGACCGCCGGCCGCGCCAGCTGTCGGGCGGACAACGCCAGCGCGTGGCCATGGGCCGCGCCATCGTGCGCGAGCCCAAGGTGTTCCTGTTCGACGAGCCGCTGTCGAACCTGGACGCCAAGCTGCGCGTGGCCATGCGCCTGGAAATCATGAAGCTGCACCGCCGGCTGCGCACCACCAGCCTGTATGTCACCCACGACCAGGTCGAGGCCATGACCCTGGCGCACCGCATGATCGTGATGTACCAGGGCGTGCCCGAACAGATCGGCACCCCCATGGAAGTGTTCGAAAAGCCGGCCTCCACCTTCGTGGCCGGCTTCATCGGTTCGCCGCCCATGAACCTGATGCCGGTCGACGTGTCCGGCGACGGCACCCTGCAAACTCCGGACGGCCTGGCGCTGGACATCTCGCCGCTGCAAGTGCCGGCCGCCGTGCGCGGCCGCGCGGTCACCATGGGCATGCGGCCGGAACACATGCTGCTGAACGCCCAGGGCCTGGCGGCCGAAGTCGAGATGGTGGAAACACTGGGGTCCGAACAGCTGGTGCACTGCCGTTGCGGCCAGAGCGCCGTGGTGGTGCGCTGCGCCACCCGCCAGCTGGCCGAAACCCCAGCCCGGCCAGGCGACCAGCTCACCGTCGGCCCCGACGGCCGCCACGCGCTGCATTGGTTCGAAACCGACACAGGGCGCCGGGTGGAAGGCACCTGA
- the ugpB gene encoding sn-glycerol-3-phosphate ABC transporter substrate-binding protein UgpB yields the protein MRSHRLAFTFAALLAAFAGSSAHAATEIQFWHSMEGALGERVNELVQEFNKKNPDYKVNAVYKGNYGESMNAGIAAFRAGNAPDILQVFEVGTATMMYAKGAIKPVQQMSEEAGDPLDPKEFIGAVAGYYSSQDGKLISMPFNSSTVVFYYNKDAFKKAGLDPEKPPKTWEELAAAGQKLKAAGQECGYTTSWPSWVQLETFSAWHNVPYATKDNGFGGLDARLAIDTPLHVRHLDNLAKLAKEGIFMYGGRGDQPNSLFIGGKCAMITGSSGLRANISKNAKFEFGTSTLPYYADVKGAPQNTIIGGASLWVFANKAPETYKGVTKFFHFLASPEIAARWHQQTGYVPVTKAAYELTKKQGFYEKNPGTEVGVKQLNVETTAQSRGLRLGFLPQIREIEDQEMERIMSGKTSAQDGIKVMVTRGNELLEKFEKSVK from the coding sequence ATGCGATCCCACCGCTTAGCCTTCACCTTTGCCGCCCTGCTGGCGGCCTTTGCCGGATCCTCGGCCCACGCCGCCACCGAAATCCAGTTCTGGCACTCGATGGAAGGCGCGCTGGGAGAACGCGTCAACGAACTGGTCCAGGAATTCAACAAGAAAAACCCCGACTACAAGGTCAACGCCGTGTACAAGGGCAACTACGGCGAATCCATGAACGCCGGCATCGCGGCGTTCCGCGCGGGCAATGCGCCCGACATCCTGCAGGTCTTCGAAGTCGGCACGGCCACCATGATGTACGCCAAGGGCGCCATCAAGCCGGTGCAGCAAATGTCCGAAGAAGCCGGCGATCCGCTCGACCCCAAAGAATTCATCGGCGCCGTGGCGGGCTACTACTCGTCGCAAGACGGCAAGCTGATCTCGATGCCGTTCAACAGCTCGACGGTGGTCTTCTACTACAACAAAGACGCCTTCAAGAAAGCCGGCCTCGACCCTGAAAAGCCGCCCAAGACCTGGGAAGAGCTGGCCGCCGCCGGCCAGAAGCTGAAGGCCGCCGGGCAGGAATGCGGCTACACCACGTCCTGGCCGTCGTGGGTGCAGCTTGAAACCTTCTCGGCCTGGCACAACGTACCCTACGCCACCAAAGACAACGGCTTCGGCGGCCTGGACGCCCGCCTGGCCATCGATACCCCGCTGCACGTGCGCCACCTCGACAACCTGGCCAAGCTGGCCAAAGAAGGCATCTTCATGTACGGCGGGCGCGGCGACCAGCCCAACTCGCTGTTCATCGGCGGCAAGTGCGCCATGATCACCGGCTCCAGCGGCCTGCGCGCCAACATTTCCAAGAACGCCAAGTTCGAGTTCGGCACGTCCACTCTGCCCTATTACGCCGACGTGAAGGGCGCGCCGCAGAACACCATCATCGGCGGCGCATCGCTGTGGGTGTTCGCCAACAAGGCGCCCGAAACCTACAAGGGCGTGACCAAGTTCTTCCACTTCCTGGCCAGCCCCGAAATCGCCGCCCGCTGGCACCAGCAGACCGGCTACGTGCCCGTCACCAAGGCCGCGTACGAGCTCACCAAGAAGCAGGGCTTCTACGAGAAAAACCCCGGCACCGAAGTCGGCGTCAAGCAGCTCAACGTCGAGACCACCGCGCAGTCGCGCGGCCTGCGCCTGGGCTTCCTGCCGCAGATCCGCGAAATCGAAGACCAGGAAATGGAACGCATCATGTCCGGCAAGACCTCGGCCCAGGATGGCATCAAGGTCATGGTCACGCGCGGCAACGAACTGCTCGAGAAATTCGAGAAAAGCGTCAAGTAA
- a CDS encoding branched-chain amino acid ABC transporter substrate-binding protein: MKQPSRLTPVLAALGLAVGLAVSAGAQAQTIKIAVVGPTTGPVTQYGAMVREGVDTAVERINAAGGIDGKKLETVVIDDGCEPKQGPVAANRVVNDEIGFVVGHVCSGATIAAADIYDDEGVVMVTPSATSPALTDGKNYQFIFRTIGRDDQQGPAAAKFILDKIKPKTVAVLHDKQSYGQGIATAVKDNLEKGGVKVVMFEGINAGDSDYSAIITKLKSNNVDFVYYGGYHPEMGLLLRQAHEQGVNAKFMGPEGVGNPDINAIAGDAAEGMLLTLPADFTQNPANADIVKAFQSKKRNASGAFQLTAYAATQVIAEAIKGSGSTDPTKVAEYLHANSFNTPIGKTSWNKQGDLNDFEFQVFTWHKDGSKTAFK, from the coding sequence ATGAAACAACCGTCCCGCCTCACTCCGGTCCTGGCCGCGCTCGGCCTGGCCGTGGGCCTGGCTGTCTCGGCCGGCGCACAGGCGCAAACCATCAAGATCGCCGTGGTCGGCCCCACCACTGGCCCGGTCACCCAATATGGCGCCATGGTGCGCGAAGGCGTCGACACCGCGGTCGAACGCATCAACGCCGCCGGCGGCATCGATGGCAAGAAGCTCGAAACGGTCGTCATCGACGACGGCTGCGAACCCAAGCAGGGTCCGGTGGCCGCCAACCGCGTCGTCAACGACGAAATCGGCTTCGTCGTGGGCCATGTGTGCTCGGGCGCCACCATCGCGGCGGCCGACATCTACGATGATGAAGGCGTGGTCATGGTCACCCCTTCGGCCACCTCGCCCGCCCTCACCGACGGCAAGAACTACCAGTTCATCTTCCGCACCATCGGCCGCGACGACCAGCAAGGCCCCGCCGCCGCCAAGTTCATTCTCGACAAGATCAAGCCCAAGACGGTTGCCGTGCTGCACGACAAGCAATCGTATGGCCAGGGCATCGCCACCGCCGTCAAAGACAACCTTGAAAAAGGCGGCGTCAAGGTCGTGATGTTCGAAGGCATCAACGCCGGCGACAGCGATTATTCCGCCATCATCACCAAGCTGAAATCCAACAACGTCGATTTCGTCTATTACGGCGGCTATCACCCCGAAATGGGCCTGCTGCTGCGCCAGGCGCACGAACAGGGCGTGAACGCCAAGTTCATGGGCCCCGAAGGCGTGGGCAACCCCGACATCAACGCCATCGCGGGCGACGCCGCCGAAGGCATGCTGCTGACCTTGCCGGCCGATTTCACCCAGAACCCGGCCAACGCCGACATCGTCAAGGCCTTCCAAAGCAAAAAACGCAATGCCAGCGGCGCGTTCCAGCTCACCGCCTATGCCGCCACCCAGGTAATTGCCGAGGCTATCAAGGGCTCGGGCAGCACCGACCCCACCAAAGTGGCCGAATACCTGCACGCCAATTCGTTCAATACCCCCATCGGCAAAACCTCGTGGAACAAACAGGGCGACCTGAACGACTTTGAATTCCAGGTTTTCACCTGGCACAAAGACGGCAGCAAAACCGCATTCAAGTAG
- the ugpE gene encoding sn-glycerol-3-phosphate ABC transporter permease UgpE, with product MVERRPWLDILAHLILLCGVALVAFPLYVTFVASTQTAQEVAAAPMSLLPGPHFVDNYARALAGAGVSRMLYVSLIMALVISLGKIAISLLSAFAVVYFRFPGRMFFFWMIFVTLMLPVEVRIAPTYKVVADLGLLNSYAGLTLPLIASATATFLFRQFFLTVPDELVEAARIDGAGPLRFFRDVLLPLSRTSIAALFVIQFIYGWNQYLWPLLITTQENMYPVVIGIKRMISGGDSVTEWNITMATAMLAMVPPALVVILMQKWFVKGLVDTEK from the coding sequence ATGGTTGAACGCCGCCCCTGGCTCGACATACTGGCCCACCTGATCCTGCTGTGCGGCGTGGCGCTGGTGGCCTTTCCGCTGTACGTCACGTTTGTCGCGTCGACCCAGACCGCGCAAGAAGTCGCCGCCGCGCCCATGTCGCTGCTGCCCGGCCCGCACTTCGTCGACAACTACGCGCGCGCCCTGGCCGGTGCCGGCGTAAGCCGCATGCTGTATGTCAGCCTGATCATGGCGCTGGTCATCTCGCTGGGCAAGATCGCCATTTCGCTGCTGTCGGCCTTCGCAGTGGTGTACTTCCGCTTTCCGGGCCGCATGTTCTTCTTCTGGATGATCTTCGTCACGCTGATGCTGCCGGTCGAGGTGCGCATCGCGCCCACCTACAAGGTCGTGGCCGACCTGGGCCTGCTCAACAGCTACGCCGGCCTGACCCTGCCGCTGATCGCATCGGCCACCGCCACCTTCCTGTTCCGCCAGTTCTTCCTGACCGTGCCCGACGAACTGGTCGAGGCGGCCCGCATCGACGGCGCCGGCCCCCTGCGCTTTTTCCGCGACGTGCTGCTGCCGCTGTCGCGCACCAGCATCGCCGCGCTGTTCGTCATCCAGTTCATCTACGGATGGAACCAGTACCTGTGGCCGCTGCTGATCACCACGCAAGAAAACATGTACCCGGTGGTCATCGGCATCAAGCGCATGATCAGCGGCGGCGACAGCGTCACCGAATGGAACATCACCATGGCCACCGCCATGCTGGCCATGGTGCCGCCAGCCCTGGTGGTGATCCTGATGCAGAAATGGTTCGTCAAGGGCCTGGTCGACACCGAGAAATAA
- the ugpA gene encoding sn-glycerol-3-phosphate ABC transporter permease UgpA, whose protein sequence is MEKRVVFRHKTLPYLLLAPQIAVTLIFFFLPAGQAMWQSMQLQDAFGLSSEFVGLANFVDLFRQPDYLDSFRVTAVFSALVAFVGLAVSLLLAVMADRVMRGAGLYKTLLIWPYAVAPAVVGVLWLFLFSPSVGILAVALHDLGVSWNPRLNGNQALMLVLIAAVWKQISYNFLFFLAGLQSIPRSLIEAAAIDGASPARRFWTIVFPLLSPTTFFLLVVNIIYAFFDTFAVIDTTTQGGPGTATSILVYKVYSDAFHGLDLGSSAAQSVVLMAIVVALTVVQFRYIDRKVQY, encoded by the coding sequence ATGGAAAAACGCGTCGTCTTCCGGCACAAGACCCTGCCGTACCTGCTGCTGGCCCCGCAGATCGCCGTTACGCTGATCTTCTTCTTCCTGCCCGCCGGCCAGGCCATGTGGCAGTCCATGCAGTTGCAGGACGCCTTCGGCCTGTCTTCCGAATTCGTCGGGCTGGCCAACTTCGTCGACCTGTTCCGCCAGCCCGACTACCTGGACTCTTTCCGCGTCACCGCCGTGTTCTCGGCGCTGGTGGCCTTCGTGGGCCTGGCCGTGTCGCTGCTGCTGGCCGTCATGGCCGACCGCGTCATGCGCGGCGCCGGCCTGTATAAAACGCTGCTGATCTGGCCCTATGCCGTGGCCCCCGCCGTGGTGGGCGTGCTGTGGCTGTTCCTGTTCTCGCCTTCGGTCGGCATCCTGGCCGTCGCCCTGCACGACCTGGGCGTAAGCTGGAACCCGCGCCTGAACGGCAACCAGGCCCTGATGCTGGTGCTGATCGCCGCCGTCTGGAAACAGATTTCCTACAACTTCCTGTTCTTCCTGGCCGGCCTGCAATCCATTCCGCGCTCACTGATCGAGGCCGCCGCCATCGACGGCGCCTCGCCGGCGCGGCGCTTCTGGACCATCGTGTTTCCGCTGCTGTCGCCCACCACGTTCTTCCTGCTGGTGGTCAACATCATCTACGCATTCTTCGACACTTTCGCGGTCATCGACACCACCACGCAGGGCGGGCCGGGCACGGCCACGTCCATCCTGGTCTACAAGGTGTACAGCGACGCCTTCCACGGCCTGGACCTGGGCTCGTCGGCCGCCCAGTCGGTGGTGCTGATGGCCATCGTAGTGGCCCTGACCGTAGTGCAGTTCCGCTACATCGACCGCAAAGTGCAGTACTGA
- a CDS encoding queuosine precursor transporter, protein MTPARRFQPMSARQFAVAVFCMGLIVVGSNILVQVPLNDWLTWGGLSYPVAFLVTDVLNRRFGPAAARRVAWVGFAAALAVSVWVASPRIALASGLAYICAQLADIRVFDRLRDQRWWRAPLLSGTVGAVLDTAVFFSVAFAATGMPWVTWMFGDLAIKLAVNLSMLAPFRALMWNLARPAAVEQPAR, encoded by the coding sequence ATGACCCCCGCACGGCGCTTCCAGCCCATGTCGGCGCGGCAGTTTGCCGTGGCGGTGTTCTGCATGGGCCTGATCGTGGTGGGCTCGAACATCCTGGTCCAGGTGCCGCTGAACGACTGGCTGACCTGGGGCGGCCTGTCGTACCCGGTGGCGTTCCTGGTCACCGACGTCCTGAACCGCCGCTTCGGCCCGGCCGCCGCGCGCCGCGTGGCCTGGGTGGGCTTCGCCGCCGCCCTGGCGGTGTCGGTATGGGTGGCCTCGCCGCGCATCGCCCTGGCCTCGGGCCTGGCATACATCTGCGCCCAGCTGGCCGACATCCGGGTCTTCGACCGCCTGCGCGACCAGCGCTGGTGGCGCGCGCCGCTGCTGTCGGGAACCGTCGGCGCCGTGCTCGACACCGCGGTGTTCTTCAGCGTGGCCTTCGCCGCCACCGGTATGCCTTGGGTCACCTGGATGTTCGGCGACCTGGCCATCAAGCTGGCGGTCAACCTCAGCATGCTCGCGCCGTTCCGCGCCCTGATGTGGAATCTGGCCCGCCCCGCCGCCGTCGAGCAGCCGGCCCGCTGA